The Mangrovibacterium diazotrophicum DNA window AGGTAGGCCAGGTAGCCCAAAACCATTGTCAAAAAATATTTCCTCATCGATATATTGTTTCTGATTCTGCTTAATTTCTAGTTTCGGCGACTGCTATTCAACCGTCACCGACTTGGCCAGATTTCTCGGCTGATCCACATCACATCCGCGCATCAATGCGATATAATAGGCAAACAACTGCAAAGGCACAACCGTCAGCAAAGCTGCTACCGCCGGGTGCGATTCAGGCACCTCAAACAAATCGTCGGCCATGGTCCTTAATCCGCTGTCGCCTTCGGTTACCACAGCAATAATATTTCCTTTTCGAGCCTTCACTTCCTGAATGTTGCTGACCACTTTTTCGTAGTAATCGTCTTTCGCCGACACGACCACTACCGGCAGGTTATCATCCACCAAAGCGATCGGGCCATGTTTCATTTCACCGGCCGCATAACCTTCGGCGTGCATGTACGAAATCTCTTTTAGCTTCAACGCACCTTCCAGGGCAACAGGGAATAAATAACCCCGTCCGAGGTAGAGCGCATTCACCGCGTCTTTGTATTTGGCCGCCACCGTTTTGATGTGCGGGTGTTTCAGCAAGATGTTTTCAACCTTTTCGGGAATTTCCAGCATCTCGTTGATAAACATCTTCAACGTTGCCGCATCAATTTGGCCACGTTCTTTGGCCAGTTTGAAGGCAAACAAAGTCAGCACTGTCACTTGGGCCGTAAAAGCTTTTGTCGACGCCACACCAATCTCGGTTCCGGCGTGTGTGTAGACACCGGCGTCGGTTTCGCGGGCAATGCTCGAACCAACCACATTACAAATACCGAGGATGATCGCCCCCTGCTTTTTCGCCATTTTCAAGGCGGCCAGGGTATCAGCGGTTTCACCACTTTGGCTCACGGCAATAATCACATCTCCGGGATTGATGATCGGTTTCCGGTAGCGGAACTCCGAGGCATATTCAACCTCAACCGGCACGCGGGCATATTCTTCAATCAGGTATTCGGCCACCAAGGCAGCATGCCAGCTGGTTCCGCAACCCAAAATGATGATTCGGTTTGCCTGAACAATCTTCGGGAAAACATCAATCAGCCCCCCGAGTACAATCTCGTCCTGATCTTTGCGAATCCGTCCGCGGTAAGTATCGCGAATAGTATTAGGTTGTTCAAAAATTTCTTTCAGCATGTAGTGTTCAAAGTCGCCTTTTTCCAGGTCGCCAATGCTCAGGTCAACCTTGGTTACTTTGAAATTTGCAGGATCGTTATCGACCGTTTTAAGGGTGAGGCTGTGTTTTTCAATCACCGCCACATCGCCGTCATTCATGTAAATCACACTATCGGTGTACTCCACAATCGGCGTAGCATCCGAAGCCAGGAAATATTCGCCCTGACCAATGCCAATCACCAGCGGGCTACCCATCCGGGCAGCAATCATCCGGTCTTTTTCGTGCTGACAAAGCACCACAATCCCGTAAGCTCCTACAACTTTTGACAGGGCCAAGCGAACAGCAATTTCCGCGCTGGTCACTTCTTCCATACGGTAGAAATATTCAATCAGGTTTACCAGCACCTCCGTATCGGTTTCACTTTGGAAGGTGTAACCTTTCGCTGTCAAATCTTTTTTCAGCTCCGCATAATTCTCGATGATGCCGTTGTGCACCAGCACAAAATCGTTATGCATCGAGCATTGCGGGTGGGCATTCCGGTCGCTTGGCTCACCGTGGGTTGCCCAACGGGTGTGGCCGATGCCCAAATGTCCGTGAATATCTTTATCGGCAGCGTAAGCTTCCAACTCACTTACTTTGCCTTTCTTTTTATAGGTTTTCAGGTTGTCATTGTAAATGGCAATACCGGCCGAGTCGTAGCCACGGTATTCCAGACGCTGCAAACCTTTGATCAGAATCGGGTACACATTTTTATCTCCGATGTATCCAACTATTCCACACATGTTCTTTTGTTTGGGGGCAGTTTCAGTCGACTGCCAGTTTTTAATCTAGTTTTAGTTCGGTCGTCCTGTCGACGCGGAAAGCTCCAACAGGTATTTTCAGCAAACCTCTTTTTTTTCACAAAGTCTTTGTTGACTGCAGGTTTCGAACGGATCACGTTCCTGAATCCGGGTATTAAAGCCGCCAAAAAGACGTTCCAAATCTACAAACTTCGGCGGATAATCACCTGCATTTTAACAATTCATTCGGACGAAAACTTCCGTCCAAATAACACAAAAGCCTGTTTTGCGTGGCAAACAAGCTAAAGTGTAATTCGTTCCGGGCAAAAGCCAGCGGAATAAGTCTATTGTTTTTTGTTAAAAAACTTTGTCGTAAAATTCGTTGTAAGCGTCGATGTAGGTTTCCTCCGGTTGGTAACCAAGGCTCAATTTACCCGATGCTGCGATATATTCCGCCACTTCCGGGTTGATAATTTCACTTCCCTGGATTACTGCGTCGGCGTATTCAACACCCAGTTTCGACATGCTAACGTAAGTCGGATCTTTCAGCAATTCAACATCAGACGGAGCAATGCCATCGATCAGTACATTTTCCGATGCAGTCGAATTTAACGGTTTCTTAAAATTTTCATTATAAACCGAATAAACCACTTTCGAATTCTGGAAAAGCGGATCATCATGGTACGCTTTTTTAATGTACAATGGCACCAATGAACTCAGCCACCCGTGGCAGTGAATTAAATCGGGCGCCCAGCGCAATTTAATAACCGTTTCGAGAACACCGCGTGCAAAAAATACCGCTCGTTCATCGTTATCTTCGAATTCCCGTCCTTTGCCGTCTTTCAAAACAGCTTTACGGTGAAAATAATCTTCATTATCGATAAAGTAAACCTGCATGCGTGCAGCTTGAATCGAAGCAACTTTAATAATCAGAGGGTGGTCAGCATCACTGATTACCAGGTTCATACCCGACAAGCGGATAACCTCGTGAAGTTGGTTTCTGCGTTCGTTGACATTCCCGTAGCGGGGCATAAAAGTCCGTATTTCGCGACCACGCTCCTGAATGCCTTGCGGCAGGAACCGGGATTTGACGGACATCTCTGTTTCGGGAAGGTAAGGTGTTATTTCTTGAGAAATGAATAAAATTCTTTTCTTTTCCATTAGAAAGTTTGCTGAAAATTGATTCGGCAAAAGTAATAAAAATATAGCGAAATTTCAATTCGAAGGCCGGTTTGGCCAGTATTTTAGCCCAAAGCCACCCGCAAATGGAACATCGTACCGATTAATTTATTTATTTTGCCACCTAATTTTTTACCCATGTTGGTTATTAAGGAAATAAGGGATTTGAAGGCGCTGATTCACGCCCAAAAAGCTGCGGGCAAAACAGTTGGATTTGTCCCAACGATGGGAGCGCTTCATGCCGGCCACCGCTCGTTAGTCGAGGAAGCCGGAAAGCAGTCCGACTTCGTGGTAGTGAGCATTTTCGTAAACCCCACCCAGTTTAACGACAAGACTGATTTAGAAAAATATCCGCGGACATTGGAAGCTGATGTGGCCCTGCTGGAGCCAACCCCTTGCCAGGCCATTTTTGCACCCGAGGTTTCGACCATGTATCCCGAGCCGGATACCCGTCAATTCAACTTTGGAGAGCTCGAACGTGTGATGGAAGGAAAATTCCGTCCCGGACACTTTAACGGAGTAGCCCAGGTGGTTAGCAAACTGTTTGAAATGGTGGAGCCCGACAAGGCTTTTTTCGGCCAAAAAGACTTTCAACAGCTTGTGATTGTGAAAGCAATGGTAAAACAACTAACTTTGCCGGTCGAAATAATTGCTTGTCCCATTATTCGCGAAGCCAGCGGTTTGGCCATGAGTTCACGCAACGAACGCCTGACTGCAGCGCAACGCGAGAATGCAGCGGTTATTTATAAAACACTCTGCGAAGCGAGGAACAATGCCCAAAGCATAAGCGTAGAAGAGTTAAAAAGCCAGGTGGTAGAACAGCTTAACGCCAACCCGTTTTTGGAAACGGAATATTTTGAAATCGTGGACGATGTGGAGCTGAAACCTGTTCAACAATGGACTGATCCGGTAAACAAAGTAGCTTGCGTGGCTGTTTTTTGTGGTGAAGTTCGCCTGATTGATAACTTGGTTTTAGCATAACAGAAAAAACCCAAACCGGCCAATCCCCGGAACTAGAAAACAAGACCAGGTCAACGACCTTAAAGGAGAATGAGATGTATATTGAAGTTTGTAAATCGAAAATTCACAAAGTAACCGTTACGGAAGCCAACCTGCAGTATGTAGGAAGCATTACTATTGACGAAGATTTGATGGATGCCGCCAACCTCATTGAAAATGAGAAAGTGCAGATTGTGAACATCAACAATGGCGAACGTCTGGAAACTTACGTCATTAAAGGGCAACGTGGCTCAGGAGTCATTTGCCTGAACGGACCGGCTGCCCGCAAAGTAGCTGTTGGCGATGTGGTGATTATTATCTCCTACGCCACCATGGACTTTGAAGAAGCTAAAAGCTTCAAGCCGCAATTGGTGTTCCCGGATACGGAAACCAACAAGATTGTGTAAGCACAACCCAAAAGCATAGGAAAACCCGAAGTCGCAAGCTTCGGGTTTTTTATTGGACAAATGTTTCAAACCTCCCGTTCTACGGGCGTTCCCGAAAGATCCGGATTTAATTTTTTTTCAAAAATAAACTTGATTTACAAAACAATTATTGAATAAAGCCGTTTGGTAACGCGTAGTTCAGGCGTGGTGGAGTGGAATCGCACGCCTGTTTATAAGAGGAAACAGGACAATAAAACGAAAAGGTATGCTTACAACGCGCAATTTTATCAGAGGACTTATTTCGCTCGATTAATTTCCAGAGAAGAACCATTGAACCAAAATTCAGGTATTGACCAGAGAAATTATCTCAAAAGCTAAAGGATTTTATCCTTCGGCGTATTTGTCATTCCGGAAATCTCACAAACCGTCGTGCCCTTAGTCAAGGACACTAATTTATGTATCTAAAATTTCAGAGCCTTCTTTTTCGAAGAGCTTGACTGGGATTCTTATGCCCCATCTATGCTTTAACAGAAACAGATAAATGCGCTTTCAAACACGAGAACTTAATAACGCTTTAAATATTCGATAAACAAAAACTCAGTATCTAATGAAGAAACAAAGACTACCAAAGTGCAGATCGAAAAGTGGATATCCCTTGGGACTATGCATATCTACAGATCAATTTATACCCCTCCTGATAACGAATAACACCATTTACAATTTAACGGATAGGAGGATCGTAATTTTATGAAACGTCTAACATCAATATGCCTGTCGCTGTTACTAACACTGCTAGCTAATTTAACGCACGCTCAATTTTCAGGCGACTTTGCCCCTTCAAACTGGGCCTTATACAGTGTCAGTTCCTATTCTGATGCATACGTCAACACCTCTGGAGCTCCAACGACGATCGTTTTCGGAGGAAATGATTCTGATTATGGAGACTATATGAGTGGTAATCTTTACGATGAATATTGGATTACAATCCCTTCCTCTTATTCCGATGGTTCAATCTCATTTGATTGGAGTTTCGTAAATCCCGACATCGAAGCATTCTACTATGTAGTTAATAGTACTGAAACACATGTTGCATCTTACAACGACAGTGGAAGCTTAACAATTCCGGTTTCTCCCGGTGACGTCTTCGCATTTCGAATTTATTCCTACGACGATTGCTGCGGACGAGGAGTTTTAACAATATCCAATTTCAACTCCAATGCAGTCGTAAACTCTTCTCCTTCTTTTAATGCCGGCAGCTCAACCGATCTATCCCTTGCGCTGAATGCATCAGCAACTGCCATTAACGACAGCCTCGCAGTAACCGACACCGACTCAGGAGATGCCTTGTCGTGGACAGTAACCACAGCGCCATCTCATGGATCACTCGGCGGCTTCCCGGCTTCAGCAACCAGTACCGGCAGTGCCGTCACTCCAACAGGATTAACCTATACCCCGACCACAGATTATAGTGGTTCAGACTCATTTGTCATCCAGATCAGTGATGGCACAGAAACGGCGTCGATCACGGTAAACGTAACCATTAAAGCGACGCAAGCAATTACGTTTAATGCCATTGACAGTAAAACGTATGGTGATGCCGACTTCTCGCTGGGAAATGCCACAACCGATAAAGGTTTAACGGTAACTTATGCTGCCGCCGACCCAACTGTTGTTTCCATCAGCGGCAATACAGCGACAATACTCAAGGCAGGAACAACCCAAATTACCGCAACACAAGCCGGCGATGCGACTTATGCAGCGGCCGATACCGTTAAACAAACGCTCGTAGTTAATAAGAAAGAACTAACGGTTACCAGTGCCGTTGCAGCAGACAAAACCTACGACGGTTCAACAACAGCAACCATCAGCGGAGCAAGCCTTAGCGGCATAGTCGACACAGATGTTGTAACACTGGGTAACAGCACATCGGGTACCTTTGCCCAGGCGACAGTCGGCTCCGGAATTGCTGTCGGAACAAGCATGACAATCTCCGGTGACGACGCCGCCAATTACAGCTTGACACAACCGAGCTTAACCGCAGCCATTACAACGAAAGAATTAACAGTAACCGGCGCCAAGGCGTCCGACAAAGTTTACGATGGCTCAACAACAGCCACCATCAGCGGAGCAAGCTTAAGCGGCGTCGTGGGAACCGATGCCGTAACATTAGCCAACAGCACCACTGGAACCTTTAATCAGGCAGCTGTCGGTTCGAGCATCGTGGTAACAACTACCATGACGCTAAGCGGAGACGATGCGGCCAATTATACCTTGACCCAACCCAGCCTAAGCGCTGTCATTACCACCAAGTCAATCACCGTTACTGCCGATGCTGATCAAAGCAAAGTATACGGCGAGTCCGATCCGACTTTCACGTATTCGGTATCTCCTGCCCTGGTGAGTGGTGATAATTTCTCGGGGGGACTAACCCGTGCTGCCGGTGAGGATGTAGATACTTATGCCATCGCACAAGGAACACTGACTGCCGGC harbors:
- the glmS gene encoding glutamine--fructose-6-phosphate transaminase (isomerizing); the protein is MCGIVGYIGDKNVYPILIKGLQRLEYRGYDSAGIAIYNDNLKTYKKKGKVSELEAYAADKDIHGHLGIGHTRWATHGEPSDRNAHPQCSMHNDFVLVHNGIIENYAELKKDLTAKGYTFQSETDTEVLVNLIEYFYRMEEVTSAEIAVRLALSKVVGAYGIVVLCQHEKDRMIAARMGSPLVIGIGQGEYFLASDATPIVEYTDSVIYMNDGDVAVIEKHSLTLKTVDNDPANFKVTKVDLSIGDLEKGDFEHYMLKEIFEQPNTIRDTYRGRIRKDQDEIVLGGLIDVFPKIVQANRIIILGCGTSWHAALVAEYLIEEYARVPVEVEYASEFRYRKPIINPGDVIIAVSQSGETADTLAALKMAKKQGAIILGICNVVGSSIARETDAGVYTHAGTEIGVASTKAFTAQVTVLTLFAFKLAKERGQIDAATLKMFINEMLEIPEKVENILLKHPHIKTVAAKYKDAVNALYLGRGYLFPVALEGALKLKEISYMHAEGYAAGEMKHGPIALVDDNLPVVVVSAKDDYYEKVVSNIQEVKARKGNIIAVVTEGDSGLRTMADDLFEVPESHPAVAALLTVVPLQLFAYYIALMRGCDVDQPRNLAKSVTVE
- a CDS encoding glycogen/starch synthase — its product is MEKKRILFISQEITPYLPETEMSVKSRFLPQGIQERGREIRTFMPRYGNVNERRNQLHEVIRLSGMNLVISDADHPLIIKVASIQAARMQVYFIDNEDYFHRKAVLKDGKGREFEDNDERAVFFARGVLETVIKLRWAPDLIHCHGWLSSLVPLYIKKAYHDDPLFQNSKVVYSVYNENFKKPLNSTASENVLIDGIAPSDVELLKDPTYVSMSKLGVEYADAVIQGSEIINPEVAEYIAASGKLSLGYQPEETYIDAYNEFYDKVF
- the panC gene encoding pantoate--beta-alanine ligase, with protein sequence MLVIKEIRDLKALIHAQKAAGKTVGFVPTMGALHAGHRSLVEEAGKQSDFVVVSIFVNPTQFNDKTDLEKYPRTLEADVALLEPTPCQAIFAPEVSTMYPEPDTRQFNFGELERVMEGKFRPGHFNGVAQVVSKLFEMVEPDKAFFGQKDFQQLVIVKAMVKQLTLPVEIIACPIIREASGLAMSSRNERLTAAQRENAAVIYKTLCEARNNAQSISVEELKSQVVEQLNANPFLETEYFEIVDDVELKPVQQWTDPVNKVACVAVFCGEVRLIDNLVLA
- the panD gene encoding aspartate 1-decarboxylase; this encodes MYIEVCKSKIHKVTVTEANLQYVGSITIDEDLMDAANLIENEKVQIVNINNGERLETYVIKGQRGSGVICLNGPAARKVAVGDVVIIISYATMDFEEAKSFKPQLVFPDTETNKIV